In Pogoniulus pusillus isolate bPogPus1 chromosome 20, bPogPus1.pri, whole genome shotgun sequence, the following are encoded in one genomic region:
- the SALL1 gene encoding sal-like protein 1 isoform X2 has protein sequence MRRASAGGLRRDRLAEGQKRFGPAGDTEKGQANRTTKNKDAHVCGRCCAEFFELSDLLQHKKNCTKNQLVLIVNENPASPSETFPPSSPSDNPDEQMNDTVNNTDQVDCSDLSEHNKLDREESMDVEASSINNSSSSSKSVNNSITSSNSSTMGTSAVTTSLPHIGDLTTLGNFSVINSNVIIENLQSTKVAVAQFSQEARCNGASNSKLAVPALMEQLLALQQQQIHQLQLIEQIRHQILLLASQNTDMPTSSSPSQGTLRTSANPLSTLSSHLSQQLAAAAGLAQSLASQSASISGVKQLPPIQLPQSNPGNTLIPSSSGSSPNINILAAAVTTPSSEKVASSIGGSQLSNPPVAASSSPAFAISSLLSPASNPLLPQPTPSNSVFSSPLSNIGTPAEDLNSLTALAQQRKSKPPNVTAFEAKSNSDEAFFKHKCRFCAKVFGSDSALQIHLRSHTGERPFKCNICGNRFSTKGNLKVHFQRHKEKYPHIQMNPYPVPEHLDNIPTSTGIPYGMSIPPEKPVTSWLDSKPVLSTLTTSVGLPLPPTIPSLTPFIKTEEPQPIPISHPSASPPNSVKSDSGTADPPSKISNGLSDEVEAGGLPTSNGKVEETPQNTSAIANVSSSSVSSPAADSGSGSVATFTNPLMPLMSEQFKAKFPFGGLLDSTSASETSKLQQLVENIDKKATDPNECIICHRVLSCQSALKMHYRTHTGERPFKCKICGRAFTTKGNLKTHYSVHRAMPPLRVQHSCPICQKKFTNAVVLQQHIRMHMGGQIPNTPVTENYPESMESDTGSFDDKNFDDIDNFSDENMEDCPDSSVPDTPKSADASQDSLSSSPLPLEMSSIAALENQMKMINAGLAEQLQASLKSVENGSVEGDVLTNDSSSVGGDMESQSAGSPAVSESTSSMQALSPSNSTNDYHKSPSIDEKPVRALPSEFANGLSPTPANSGALDLTSSNTDKMIKEESLSMLFPFRDRGKFKNTACDICGKTFACQSALDIHYRSHTKERPFICTVCNRGFSTKGNLKQHMLTHQMRDLPSQLFEPNSSIGPNQNSSVMPANSLSSLIKTEVNGFVHSCPQDSKESPSGLVASGPLSSSATSPVLLPALPRRTPKQHYCNTCGKTFSSSSALQIHERTHTGEKPFACTICGRAFTTKGNLKVHMGTHMWNSTPARRGRRLSVDGPMTFLGGNPVKFPEMFQKDLAVRSGNGDPSSFWNQYAAALSNGLAMKTNEISVIQNGGIPLAPGSLGNGGSSPISGLTGSLEKLQNSEPNAPLAGLEKMASNENGTNFHFTHFVEDNKEIVTN, from the exons GAGACACAGAAAAGGGTCAAGCAAATCGAACCACTAAGAACAAGGACGCCCATGTCTGTGGCAGGTGCTGTGCTGAGTTCTTTGAATTATCAGATCTCCTGCAACACAAGAAGAATTGTACTAAAAATCAATTAGTTTTAATTGTGAATGAAAATCCAGCTTCTCCTTCTGAAACCTTCCCTCCTAGTTCCCCTTCTGATAATCCTGATGAACAGATGAATGACACAGTTAATAACACAGATCAAGTAGACTGCAGTGACCTTTCAGAGCATAACAAACTTGACAGGGAAGAATCCATGGATGTGGAGGCTTCCAGCATTAACAATAGCAGTAGCAGTTCCAAGAGTGTCAACAATAGTATTACAAGCAGTAACAGCTCCACAATGGGTACCTCAGCTGTAACAACCTCTCTACCTCACATAGGGGATCTGACAACGTTAGGCAACTTTTCAGTGATAAATAGTAATGTAATAATTGAAAACCTTCAGAGTACTAAAGTGGCAGTAGCACAGTTCTCACAGGAAGCAAGATGTAACGGTGCATCAAACAGTAAGCTTGCTGTACCTGCCCTGATGGAGCAACTGTTGGcattacagcagcagcagatccatCAGTTGCAACTGATTGAACAAATTCGTCACCAAATATTATTGTTGGCTTCCCAAAATACAGATATGCCAACATCTTCTAGTCCTTCTCAAGGTACTTTAAGAACATCTGCCAACCCCTTGTCCACATTAAGTTCCCATTTatcccagcagctggctgcagcagctggattaGCACAAAGCCTTGCTAGTCAATCTGCCAGCATCAGTGGTGTGAAACAGTTACCCCCTATACAGCTACCTCAGAGCAACCCTGGCAACACTCTAATTCCATCCAGTAGTGGCTCTTCTCCAAATATTAACatactggcagcagcagttacAACACCATCCTCAGAAAAAGTGGCTTCAAGTATTGGTGGCTCACAGCTCAGCAACCCACCAGTAGCAGCATCATCTTCACCAGCTTTTGCAATAAGCAGTTTATTAAGTCCTGCATCTAATCCACTTCTACCTCAGCCCACCCCTAGTAACTCCGTTTTCTCCAGTCCCTTGTCCAATATTGGAACACCTGCAGAGGATTTAAACTCCTTGACTGCCTTGGcacagcaaagaaaaagcaagcCACCAAATGTAACTGCTTTTGAAGCTAAAAGTAATTCAGATGAGGCATTCTTTAAGCATAAATGCAGGTTCTGTGCTAAAGTGTTTGGGAGTGACAGTGCCTTGCAGATTCATTTGCGTTCTCACACAGGCGAGAGGCCGTTTAAATGCAACATATGTGGAAACAGGTTCTCCACAAAGGGAAACTTAAAAGTCCATTTTCAGCGTCATAAAGAAAAATACCCTCATATTCAAATGAACCCATACCCAGTGCCGGAGCATTTGGACAATATCCCTACGAGCACGGGTATTCCTTACGGGATGTCTATACCACCAGAGAAACCTGTCACAAGCTGGCTGGACAGCAAGCCAGTCCTTTCCACCCTGACGACTTCTGTTGGCCTGCCACTCCCACCAACCATTCCAAGCTTGACCCCATTCATCAAAACTGAGGAGCCTCAGCCGATTCCCATTAGCCATCCTTCTGCTAGTCCTCCCAACTCTGTCAAGAGCGATTCGGGAACAGCTGATCCCCCGTCAAAAATTTCCAATGGACTTTCAGATGAGGTAGAGGCTGGTGGTTTGCCTACCTCAAATGGCAAAGTGGAAGAAACTCCTCAAAACACAAGCGCCATCGCTAAcgtgagcagcagctctgtgagctcaccagcagcagactcAGGCTCCGGCAGTGTGGCCACCTTTACAAATCCACTGATGCCTCTAATGTCAGAGCAATTTAAGGCAAAGTTTCCCTTTGGAGGACTACTGGATTCAACATCAGCATCTGAAACGTCAAAGCTGCAGCAACTGGTAGAAAACATTGACAAAAAGGCAACCGATCCTAACGAGTGCATCATTTGCCACCGAGTCCTCAGCTGCCAGAGTGCACTGAAAATGCATTACCGCACACATACTGGTGAGAGGCCATTTAAATGTAAAATCTGTGGTCGTGCTTTCACTACTAAAGGCAACTTAAAGACTCACTACAGTGTCCACCGTGCCATGCCCCCACTGAGAGTACAACATTCATGCCCAATCTGCCAGAAAAAATTCACCAATGctgttgtgctgcagcagcacatccGAATGCACATGGGAGGGCAGATCCCAAACACCCCAGTGACAGAAAACTATCCTGAGTCAATGGAATCGGATACGGGATCTTTTGATGATAAGAATTTTGATGATATAGACAACTTCTCAGATGAGAACATGGAAGACTGTCctgacagcagtgtgccagatACACCTAAATCTGCAGATGCATCACAAGACAGCTtgtcttcttcccctctgcctctGGAAATGTCAAGTATCGCTGCTCTGGAAAATCAGATGAAGATGATCAATGCGGGACTGGCTGAACAACTTCAGGCAAGCCTAAAGTCAGTTGAAAATGGGTCAGTGGAAGGGGACGTTTTGACTAACGATTCGTCGTCTGTCGGTGGCGATATGGAAAGCCAAAGTGCTGGAAGCCCTGCTGTCTCAGAGTCTACCTCTTCCATGCAGGCCTTGTCCCCATCCAACAGCACTAATGATTACCACAAGTCACCAAGTATTGATGAGAAGCCAGTGAGAGCTTTACCAAGTGAATTTGCCAATGGTCTGTCTCCAACCCCTGCTAACAGTGGTGCTTTGGACTTGACATCCAGTAACACTGATAAAATGATTAAAGAAGAGTCTCTGAGTATGCTCTTTCCTTTTAGAGATAGAGGTAAATTTAAAAACACCGCATGTGACATTTGTGGCAAAACATTTGCTTGTCAGAGTGCCTTGGACATTCATTACAGAAGTCATACCAAAGAGAGACCATTTATTTGCACAGTTTGCAATCGTGGCTTTTCCACAAAGGGTAATTTGAAGCAGCATATGTTGACACATCAAATGCGAGATCTACCATCACAACTCTTTGAGCCCAATTCTAGTATTGGCCCTAATCAGAACTCTTCAGTTATGCCTGCAAATTCACTGTCATCACTCATAAAGACTGAGGTTAATGGCTTTGTGCACAGCTGTCCTCAAGATAGCAAAGAATCACCCTCTGGTCTAGTTGCTTCGGGGCCGCTGTCCTCCTCTGCCACGtcccctgtcctgctccctgctcttccCAGAAGAACCCCCAAACAGCACTACTGCAACACGTGtgggaaaacattttcttcctccagtgctctgcagatCCACGAAAGGACACACACTGGTGAGAAACCTTTTGCCTGCACTATATGTGGAAGAGCATTCACTACAAAAGGCAATCTGAAG GTTCACATGGGCACCCACATGTGGAACAGTACTCCTGCAAGACGAGGCAGACGACTTTCTGTAGACGGCCCCATGACATTTCTAGGAGGCAATCCTGTAAAGTTCCCAGAAATGTTTCAGAAGGATTTGGCTGTGAGGTCAGGGAATGGAGACCCCTCCAGCTTCTGGAACCAGTACGCAGCAGCACTCTCCAATGGCTTGGCCATGAAGACCAATGAGATCTCTGTCATCCAGAATGGTGGCATCCCTCTGGCACCAGGGAGCCTGGGCAACGGTGGCAGCTCTCCCATCAGCGGCTTGACGggaagcctggagaagctgcagaatTCAGAACCCAACGCACCTCTAGCTGGTCTGGAGAAAATGGCAAGCAATGAAAATGGGACAAACTTCCATTTTACACATTTCGTGGAAGACAACAAAGAAATCGTAACAAATTAG
- the SALL1 gene encoding sal-like protein 1 isoform X1 has product MSRRKQAKPQHFQSDPDLALLSQRNGDTEKGQANRTTKNKDAHVCGRCCAEFFELSDLLQHKKNCTKNQLVLIVNENPASPSETFPPSSPSDNPDEQMNDTVNNTDQVDCSDLSEHNKLDREESMDVEASSINNSSSSSKSVNNSITSSNSSTMGTSAVTTSLPHIGDLTTLGNFSVINSNVIIENLQSTKVAVAQFSQEARCNGASNSKLAVPALMEQLLALQQQQIHQLQLIEQIRHQILLLASQNTDMPTSSSPSQGTLRTSANPLSTLSSHLSQQLAAAAGLAQSLASQSASISGVKQLPPIQLPQSNPGNTLIPSSSGSSPNINILAAAVTTPSSEKVASSIGGSQLSNPPVAASSSPAFAISSLLSPASNPLLPQPTPSNSVFSSPLSNIGTPAEDLNSLTALAQQRKSKPPNVTAFEAKSNSDEAFFKHKCRFCAKVFGSDSALQIHLRSHTGERPFKCNICGNRFSTKGNLKVHFQRHKEKYPHIQMNPYPVPEHLDNIPTSTGIPYGMSIPPEKPVTSWLDSKPVLSTLTTSVGLPLPPTIPSLTPFIKTEEPQPIPISHPSASPPNSVKSDSGTADPPSKISNGLSDEVEAGGLPTSNGKVEETPQNTSAIANVSSSSVSSPAADSGSGSVATFTNPLMPLMSEQFKAKFPFGGLLDSTSASETSKLQQLVENIDKKATDPNECIICHRVLSCQSALKMHYRTHTGERPFKCKICGRAFTTKGNLKTHYSVHRAMPPLRVQHSCPICQKKFTNAVVLQQHIRMHMGGQIPNTPVTENYPESMESDTGSFDDKNFDDIDNFSDENMEDCPDSSVPDTPKSADASQDSLSSSPLPLEMSSIAALENQMKMINAGLAEQLQASLKSVENGSVEGDVLTNDSSSVGGDMESQSAGSPAVSESTSSMQALSPSNSTNDYHKSPSIDEKPVRALPSEFANGLSPTPANSGALDLTSSNTDKMIKEESLSMLFPFRDRGKFKNTACDICGKTFACQSALDIHYRSHTKERPFICTVCNRGFSTKGNLKQHMLTHQMRDLPSQLFEPNSSIGPNQNSSVMPANSLSSLIKTEVNGFVHSCPQDSKESPSGLVASGPLSSSATSPVLLPALPRRTPKQHYCNTCGKTFSSSSALQIHERTHTGEKPFACTICGRAFTTKGNLKVHMGTHMWNSTPARRGRRLSVDGPMTFLGGNPVKFPEMFQKDLAVRSGNGDPSSFWNQYAAALSNGLAMKTNEISVIQNGGIPLAPGSLGNGGSSPISGLTGSLEKLQNSEPNAPLAGLEKMASNENGTNFHFTHFVEDNKEIVTN; this is encoded by the exons GAGACACAGAAAAGGGTCAAGCAAATCGAACCACTAAGAACAAGGACGCCCATGTCTGTGGCAGGTGCTGTGCTGAGTTCTTTGAATTATCAGATCTCCTGCAACACAAGAAGAATTGTACTAAAAATCAATTAGTTTTAATTGTGAATGAAAATCCAGCTTCTCCTTCTGAAACCTTCCCTCCTAGTTCCCCTTCTGATAATCCTGATGAACAGATGAATGACACAGTTAATAACACAGATCAAGTAGACTGCAGTGACCTTTCAGAGCATAACAAACTTGACAGGGAAGAATCCATGGATGTGGAGGCTTCCAGCATTAACAATAGCAGTAGCAGTTCCAAGAGTGTCAACAATAGTATTACAAGCAGTAACAGCTCCACAATGGGTACCTCAGCTGTAACAACCTCTCTACCTCACATAGGGGATCTGACAACGTTAGGCAACTTTTCAGTGATAAATAGTAATGTAATAATTGAAAACCTTCAGAGTACTAAAGTGGCAGTAGCACAGTTCTCACAGGAAGCAAGATGTAACGGTGCATCAAACAGTAAGCTTGCTGTACCTGCCCTGATGGAGCAACTGTTGGcattacagcagcagcagatccatCAGTTGCAACTGATTGAACAAATTCGTCACCAAATATTATTGTTGGCTTCCCAAAATACAGATATGCCAACATCTTCTAGTCCTTCTCAAGGTACTTTAAGAACATCTGCCAACCCCTTGTCCACATTAAGTTCCCATTTatcccagcagctggctgcagcagctggattaGCACAAAGCCTTGCTAGTCAATCTGCCAGCATCAGTGGTGTGAAACAGTTACCCCCTATACAGCTACCTCAGAGCAACCCTGGCAACACTCTAATTCCATCCAGTAGTGGCTCTTCTCCAAATATTAACatactggcagcagcagttacAACACCATCCTCAGAAAAAGTGGCTTCAAGTATTGGTGGCTCACAGCTCAGCAACCCACCAGTAGCAGCATCATCTTCACCAGCTTTTGCAATAAGCAGTTTATTAAGTCCTGCATCTAATCCACTTCTACCTCAGCCCACCCCTAGTAACTCCGTTTTCTCCAGTCCCTTGTCCAATATTGGAACACCTGCAGAGGATTTAAACTCCTTGACTGCCTTGGcacagcaaagaaaaagcaagcCACCAAATGTAACTGCTTTTGAAGCTAAAAGTAATTCAGATGAGGCATTCTTTAAGCATAAATGCAGGTTCTGTGCTAAAGTGTTTGGGAGTGACAGTGCCTTGCAGATTCATTTGCGTTCTCACACAGGCGAGAGGCCGTTTAAATGCAACATATGTGGAAACAGGTTCTCCACAAAGGGAAACTTAAAAGTCCATTTTCAGCGTCATAAAGAAAAATACCCTCATATTCAAATGAACCCATACCCAGTGCCGGAGCATTTGGACAATATCCCTACGAGCACGGGTATTCCTTACGGGATGTCTATACCACCAGAGAAACCTGTCACAAGCTGGCTGGACAGCAAGCCAGTCCTTTCCACCCTGACGACTTCTGTTGGCCTGCCACTCCCACCAACCATTCCAAGCTTGACCCCATTCATCAAAACTGAGGAGCCTCAGCCGATTCCCATTAGCCATCCTTCTGCTAGTCCTCCCAACTCTGTCAAGAGCGATTCGGGAACAGCTGATCCCCCGTCAAAAATTTCCAATGGACTTTCAGATGAGGTAGAGGCTGGTGGTTTGCCTACCTCAAATGGCAAAGTGGAAGAAACTCCTCAAAACACAAGCGCCATCGCTAAcgtgagcagcagctctgtgagctcaccagcagcagactcAGGCTCCGGCAGTGTGGCCACCTTTACAAATCCACTGATGCCTCTAATGTCAGAGCAATTTAAGGCAAAGTTTCCCTTTGGAGGACTACTGGATTCAACATCAGCATCTGAAACGTCAAAGCTGCAGCAACTGGTAGAAAACATTGACAAAAAGGCAACCGATCCTAACGAGTGCATCATTTGCCACCGAGTCCTCAGCTGCCAGAGTGCACTGAAAATGCATTACCGCACACATACTGGTGAGAGGCCATTTAAATGTAAAATCTGTGGTCGTGCTTTCACTACTAAAGGCAACTTAAAGACTCACTACAGTGTCCACCGTGCCATGCCCCCACTGAGAGTACAACATTCATGCCCAATCTGCCAGAAAAAATTCACCAATGctgttgtgctgcagcagcacatccGAATGCACATGGGAGGGCAGATCCCAAACACCCCAGTGACAGAAAACTATCCTGAGTCAATGGAATCGGATACGGGATCTTTTGATGATAAGAATTTTGATGATATAGACAACTTCTCAGATGAGAACATGGAAGACTGTCctgacagcagtgtgccagatACACCTAAATCTGCAGATGCATCACAAGACAGCTtgtcttcttcccctctgcctctGGAAATGTCAAGTATCGCTGCTCTGGAAAATCAGATGAAGATGATCAATGCGGGACTGGCTGAACAACTTCAGGCAAGCCTAAAGTCAGTTGAAAATGGGTCAGTGGAAGGGGACGTTTTGACTAACGATTCGTCGTCTGTCGGTGGCGATATGGAAAGCCAAAGTGCTGGAAGCCCTGCTGTCTCAGAGTCTACCTCTTCCATGCAGGCCTTGTCCCCATCCAACAGCACTAATGATTACCACAAGTCACCAAGTATTGATGAGAAGCCAGTGAGAGCTTTACCAAGTGAATTTGCCAATGGTCTGTCTCCAACCCCTGCTAACAGTGGTGCTTTGGACTTGACATCCAGTAACACTGATAAAATGATTAAAGAAGAGTCTCTGAGTATGCTCTTTCCTTTTAGAGATAGAGGTAAATTTAAAAACACCGCATGTGACATTTGTGGCAAAACATTTGCTTGTCAGAGTGCCTTGGACATTCATTACAGAAGTCATACCAAAGAGAGACCATTTATTTGCACAGTTTGCAATCGTGGCTTTTCCACAAAGGGTAATTTGAAGCAGCATATGTTGACACATCAAATGCGAGATCTACCATCACAACTCTTTGAGCCCAATTCTAGTATTGGCCCTAATCAGAACTCTTCAGTTATGCCTGCAAATTCACTGTCATCACTCATAAAGACTGAGGTTAATGGCTTTGTGCACAGCTGTCCTCAAGATAGCAAAGAATCACCCTCTGGTCTAGTTGCTTCGGGGCCGCTGTCCTCCTCTGCCACGtcccctgtcctgctccctgctcttccCAGAAGAACCCCCAAACAGCACTACTGCAACACGTGtgggaaaacattttcttcctccagtgctctgcagatCCACGAAAGGACACACACTGGTGAGAAACCTTTTGCCTGCACTATATGTGGAAGAGCATTCACTACAAAAGGCAATCTGAAG GTTCACATGGGCACCCACATGTGGAACAGTACTCCTGCAAGACGAGGCAGACGACTTTCTGTAGACGGCCCCATGACATTTCTAGGAGGCAATCCTGTAAAGTTCCCAGAAATGTTTCAGAAGGATTTGGCTGTGAGGTCAGGGAATGGAGACCCCTCCAGCTTCTGGAACCAGTACGCAGCAGCACTCTCCAATGGCTTGGCCATGAAGACCAATGAGATCTCTGTCATCCAGAATGGTGGCATCCCTCTGGCACCAGGGAGCCTGGGCAACGGTGGCAGCTCTCCCATCAGCGGCTTGACGggaagcctggagaagctgcagaatTCAGAACCCAACGCACCTCTAGCTGGTCTGGAGAAAATGGCAAGCAATGAAAATGGGACAAACTTCCATTTTACACATTTCGTGGAAGACAACAAAGAAATCGTAACAAATTAG